AGTAGGTTATGgggttaaaagaaaataaactgttTAGTACCAGAGGTTTATTTTCCTGACGTACcagctctttaaaaaaataaaataatacaagtcacttgactttattttcttttataaagctGGACACTCTTAATTTAGAAAGCTGAAAATTACTTGATTGATTTACAGCAGTTTATTAGATGAACTGTAAATGTCCTACTTTCCTACCCATTTAGACTCAGAAATACCTACAGACATCTTAACTGCATCGCCAGCAAAAACATTCCTCTTAATGAAAGAGAAGGCTTTGGAGAGGCAAAAGTTAATCCATAAGGATGCCACCCACAGCCAGAAGGGAGGTATGTTGCTTTTCTTCCATATCTAAAGGGGAATAGCACACTACACCATTCTGTgataggagatatatatatatatatatatatatatatatatatatatatatatatatatagacaaatgcaagaggtcctctgcactcatcccattatcaatatatttaagacagagacattttgtgcatactgctactgaaaaatgccttaccctttaaacaaaacagggattgtttgtccatatattgcaatatatttaagctgcccaactacgttaaagtcatcatatatatatatatatatatatatatatatatatatatatatatatatatatatatatatatatactgtgtatatatataattttttttttatattttctttattgcattttttaacatttaagagCTAGATAAGAGTAGAACAAGaaaaaagtatagaaaaaaaaaaaaggtagaactTCTGAAGAATCCGAAGCAGAACTGAAAGTAAGGAGGGGATGGACCTCCTTTAAGTATCTGACAGGCTAGGAGCGAGCGGGTCAGACTGAAGTGAAGTAAGGGGTATGGTTCATCTGCTGCTCAGATAGGCCACTGGTTCACCTCAGATCCGGTATTCACTGTATCCATACTATCCCCTGCGGAGGGAAAGTGGAGGACATTTAGGTGCCCTGGATCTCCCCTATCCAGGTGTTacatatttttccaaattttcctGGACAGCCTCTAGTCGTGTACGTTAACTTTTGATTGGGAAGAAAATTATTGATTAGCATTTTTCAGAAGCTTAAAGTCGGGGGTGCTGTTGCTTTCCAGGTCATCAGAATggcttttttggcaaaattaagAAGTTGAAGCAGACATACCCCTTTGCTGGAGCTTGGGATAGTCCTTCTGTTATTCCTAGTAGGCAGAGTTCGGGGGAACATACATTGGAAAGCCCAAgataagcttcagcataatgcAATATTTCCTTCCAAAATCGTTGGATTTCGGGGCAATCCCAAAATACGTGTCTATAGGTACCTTGGTCATGGTTACATTTGGGTCATTGTCTtgccgagcttcccttggcagacttttgAGTGGAACATCAGCCAGGTACAGCGAACTCTCAAAACCAGATCAATCGGGCAAGGTTCTACACAACAcatctgcttgtagatgaagtcccgaagccccctCCGCTGAGttcctttttatattaatataataaatgaatagaTGACTACACGCCCAGAACAGTGACCATGAGAATGACCACGACAATGAAAATAACCATGTGCATGAGATACAAGAAGGAATTATTATATTGaaacaataacaaagtaatagatggCTACACGCCCAGAACGGTGGCCATGTTTATATGTTTCGTGTTAATTAAATCAACTCCTGCTGTTCCCTTGTCTCCAACTAATGCTAATACATCCATATAACAACTAAGGAGCCACATTGGATACACTTAACCACACtcattcatacatggcctgccatgtcacatttgtatcacaggcATATATCAGGACATAGAATATATCTGGCGGAGTACAATATTTAATTATCTCTAACAACAGTTATCTTGTGAGTGAAATTGTATGAGAAAATTAGTCTTGAGTTGCATCAAGATTACAATGACCTATTGATGTTCTTGgcgatatttttttttcaacagttttttAACTGTGTCTGTAGGTATGAATGGTTGTTTGCAGAGTTATTGGAATACAAAAACCAGCCACAGAAAACTTTAAGTGTCAAAGATTTAACAGTGTTTTAGTTGAGGTTGAGCTAAGGCAGAACAATGAATCTGGCCTGCAGTTAATAAGAGTACCAGCTAGTTTTCTGTTAGCCAAGTGATCTTGATTTCATAAAACTGAAAGCTACATGGACTCTTCTGCTTTCACTTATTTTCCTATCTTGTTCACTTTTCATGTATAAACAAATACTGCAGGCTGCAGAGTTGTCATATAATGCAGCAATGAGAGTTCAGTCCACCTCATTTATTTTTCATGGTGACACTGTACTAAAATTGCATGCTTAGAAGTTTTACTGTTTGGTTGTTAGAGCTGAATTAGCATAGCAGCCAAGAAGCAGTTTGGAAGATGGTGAACTTTAGATTAGGATTGATAATAAGTTTCAGTTTGCACAGGTGGTAGCTGACATTTATGAGCTTTCTCTGTGTGATCATAAATACTGTTATGCTAAAGAATTGTGGAAGTAAAGCCTAGAAAGTGTGGGAAAGCCTCTAACAAGCATATTTTTTGTTGGTCTAAACTGTTCTTGCCTTTACAGTAGATGTTACTACACCTAACACTGGCTCAAACCGTGTATTTCCTGTCGAGAACCCTGAGAAACCAGCAAAACGAGTTGATTTCCTGAAAGTTAGCGAAGAGTGCATTGTGAGCAGCACAAATCCCAGCCCAGACATAGCACTGGGTGAAAAAAGAAATGAGGAGGAAGATGATGAAGTGTCTCAACAAAGCCAACTAAGTTCATTGCAGAATGAAACATTGACCCCAGAAATCTGTAAACAGACCAGTTCAAGGAAAAGCAAAGAGAATTTGAAAACAGCTAGTGAACACTTGTATAACAAAACAGGTTTTATGGTTGAGCCAAAGTTCATGCCAGGAATTGAGAAATTAAAAAACCTTGGCATTAAAGGTCCGACCTTATGCCCTGATATGTGTGATATTTTACTAATATCCCCTAAAATTCATATTCCAAGGAAGCAGAAGTCCAGAGAAGTGCCAGCTGCAGTTCTTTACCCTGATACAAACAGAAGTAATCCGAAAGAAAAGGTAGGGGCATGCATTGCAAAGGCTTTTGTTTGATGCTACTGGAGACTTAATAAAGGGTTGTGGGTATATTTATACAGACACATTTAAAATGTAGTGACACAGGGTGGTTCTCAAATCTGCATATTCTTGATTGGCAAGAAGTtttcttcagcagaggtgtcgGGTACCTGCTCAGGTATACtcgcatcaaaaacattttatattgcaaGCATAAATACAACCGATTTGTCTCCTGATCACgcctatacaaaatatatatagatgtattggGATTTCTAacttgtataggtcaaaaactcccagcagtacactACTAAATTTCAAAATCACGATTTCAAAAATCAGCATACTTTAGATTTCAAGGtcaaaaatgttatcaaaatatttttacatggGAAACCCCTATATCTTTGCACAGATATATGGTTATGTATAAGTAATGTATATTCCTACTGGATGGCTGGAGACTAGCTCTGGTAGCGAAATACCTAAAGTAAACCAACTAGTTGGGCAGTTTCTGCTATAGTAAATGAGAGCCTACATGGGCATATTCTGGCCTTTCTTTGTCAGCAGTGAATCTACCTTGCCTGACATTAGCATGAATGTCTTCTGGAATCTGACAGAGCTTTTTCAttttgtcacaggaaaacattctCTTGACTGAGTGGATTGTAACATTTTCCAATAAAGCTGGTGTGTGCTTAGAGGGGAAACGAGTGTGagtatttgtatgtgtgttttCTAAAGTTTACTCCGTCATTCAGTTACAAGcaaaactcttaaaggagaaggaaagctacggaggcattttattgccaatagattagctgcaatagtgcaagctagaatgctatatttattctgtagaatgttttatcatatcttagtaaaaagctctagaatctctctgcttgtttaggatagcagctgccatattagctttgtgtgacaacttcctgcctgagtctctccttgctcacttatagctctggactcagattacagcagggaagggagaaGGAGGGGaacaggagcaaactgagcatgctcacgcccggggcaaggaggtttaagctgaaggcaggaagtctgatacagaagcccatgagtacacaatagaaggaaagaaatgcagtgttttttttgacagaggactcaaagcagcattactttgagggtttactggtatatttaggtggacctttctacttagttttaacctttccttctcctttaagacttgtgAATAGacaccattacattttttttaacatgacttgAATAGTTATACTGATAGTTTCTACATGCAGCCATACTCTTTAGAGCATACCTGTAAGACTATAAATCATTACCCAGTGCTTTCAGTTCAGTTAAATAAGGGGCAATTATGAGTAGTGTTGCTAAACACCAGGGCAACTAAACCCTCCAAATCTCCCCATGTTCcattacatttaaagggcatatatCATGCAAAAATTCTTTCCCCCACCAGGAGGTGTGGGCTAACATCCCTCACTCTGGTtaggggaaacaatagtattttgtgtattttgttggAGCACTCGCCGGAAGGGAGCTTCTGGTGGGGGCAGCCAAGTTGGGGCACATACATCCACATAATGAGTGAGCTGGGATATAATTTATCAATGATGGCTGCCCTACATGATCAAAATCCTGTGTTGTATTTTATACtgtctaaaaagaaaaaaggtttagGAAATCTGTGGCTTTCTAATGTACTTGACATGACTACATGAATATACTTCTCTCCTGCAGGGATGCCTCAGGGCTGTATTGGCACAGTAATGTTATAGTCGAACGTATCCAAAGTGATAAAGTGAAGACTTTTTCTGGCCGTGTCTATGAACTGAAAGGGGAGGCTGATAAAGCTACTATGCAGTTGGAAGGAGGAGGTGGGGACTAATGATGCAACATTGAATtgataaactaatttaaaatCACTGTGTTCCCCACTaatttgccaatatttttataaaaaaaaataatgtttaaacttCTACTGATACTaaacgtttttttatttatttttttaagattcaaaataaaatgtactactATTATGTAGTTATGGCATTTAAGAAGCCCACGTTCCACACAATTACTGAAAGGAATGATTAATGAAGTTATCTAAATATATGTGTGCCCACAACTACATACCTTTATTAATTACCTGAAGCCCGCGGGTTACTTCTATACCCGCCCCTTCTGTGACATTGTGTTTATGCTATTTGATACGATTGCAGGATTTCCCCCTTGGTTTGTGCACAAGTTTGCTTCTGGCTTTCCAGAGGACTGGAAGACTCATGTGGATCGTGTTCTGAAGGAAAGACACAGGTCTGataatataaataaaggggattttcagttgctttatttttttatcttatgtTGAATTGTTTTTATAAGTTCTTATGTTTCCCAATATTAGCTAGGtaatatagttaaagggatactgtcatggggaaaaattttttttttcaaaatgaatcagttaatagtgctgctccagtagaattctgcattgaaatccatttctcaaaagagcaaacagatttttttatattcaattttgaaatctgacacggggctagacatattgtcaatttcccagctgccccaagtcatatgacttgtactctgataaacttcaatcactctttactgctgtactgcaagttggagtgatatcaccccctcccttcccccccccccccagcagccaaacaaaagaacaatgggaaggtaaccagatagcagctccctaacacaagataacagctgcctggtagatataagaacagcactcaatagtaaaaacccatgtcccactgagacacattcagttacattgagaaggaaaaacagcagcctgccagaaagcatttctctcctaaagtgcaggcacaagtcacatgactgggggcagctgggaaattgacaaaatgtctagccccatgtcagatttcaaaattgaatataaaaaaatctgtttgctcttttgagaaatggatttcagtgcagaattctgctggagtagcgctattaactgatgtgttttgaaaacaggatccctttaaataaatggtaGGCAGTATCATTGAGCACTAAGGTTCCTTTGTCCTTTTAGTgtggttgttttttgttttttttcattttgaatatatttattattgttttgtgcACCATTTGTATTACTGTATTTATGGACTAGGGCAGAATAACCTGTATCTGTATCAACTTGACTATAAATGATCGTGTGCTAGCGCAATGAGACCTGCTTTTACTCTCTAGTCTAAGTGGTTACAATTTTATACTTTTGGTTGCTGCCATTCCTCAGCAGTAGCAAGTGCTAAATACTTCCTTATGAGGCATGTATTGagtcaattttttaaattgagtatgcacacattaaaatgttttatctgtTTACACTGTCTATTTTTTGAAACCTTAGGgctgaaataaaaggaaaaaatattaacCGTATGAAGAATGGAGATATTAAACAAAATAGTCTGAAGGGCATTCAAGAAAGGGCAAAACATTGCTGCACAGATACAAAAAATAAGCCTGCTAGACAAAGAAACGATTTATCAAAAGAACTTATGAGGCGCCTGCCTAGCTCTGCCACCATTAATACCAGGTTCAACCTTGGTGATACTGACCAGAGAAAAACCAGAGCCTGCAGTGCTTTGCACACTGAGCCAAAAGGTATGACATCAAATAATGTACAATGCAGAACTTCAGACAGCTGGGATTCCAGTAACTCTGATACAGACCGGGAAAAAACTAGAAGAAGGAAAATTGTATCAAAGGATCATACATCCAAGTTGACTAATAACCTCTCCACCACTGATGCCAGAATCAATCCTAGCCACAATAACAATTGTACATATGATTTGTCATCTGAAGGATCGCCCACGGTTCCAAAAGAAAGGCCGGCACTGGTTAAGAGCAGGAATGTAATTACAGATCTACAGACTAAGCACCGTTCTGTGTCAGAAGAACTGCACTCATCACTCCTCCCTAAACCTTTCAACTACACAAAACACATTGCCATTAAAGTACAAAATTCAACATATGATGCGTCTCCCTCTGAAAGTGATGTCAACATACATCCATACACCACCAGATGCCCCACTAGTTATTCAGCAAGTGGAAAGCAAAGGGGTATGTATATTGTGCTTGGTTTATGTAACAAGCACAGATATTGTTTTGATTTTAGATCCATTGCTTGTACATATTCTGTGAATTAAACACTGTGAATTggcactgttaaaggagaactaaagaagtagctagaaatgttgtacattatgttttgggcttctgtaccagcccaaggcaaccacagccctttagcagtaaatatctgtgtctccaaagatgccccagtagctccccatcttcttttctgctgattcactgcacatgctctgtgctgctgtcacttactgagcttagggcccgactcacaatatacagtccacatagaatagaaatgtcacaatataaggctaaatagtaattaatacagataattattacatgacagcacagaaaccagtgcaattagcatcagaattcaataatcagccctgtagcatcagcttatattacaggccaacctcaatttgtgacgagccctaagcttagcttctcaacagctgctcagagcccactgagcatgtgagtgtcgcagacaccaagatggtgaccccctgtgacaagtttgaagtcctggatcattgctgctattgacaagctcaaactttaggctcgtgcaatacgttcagtatataaaatatgacctttttagccgtattcatttttattgtttacttctcttttaaggaGGCATGCATGGCCAGAATTGGTCAGGCAGTTTGTGCTTGTTTTGCCACCTAAAGATTAATTTCTACAGACTTTCCTGTAATACGATTATCCCAGTCTGCTTTTTTATGTAGCCTCATTTTAGCTGAAGGATGCTGCATTAACATATCCAGAACGCAAAGGAACTGCATCTCCCCATCACTAGGACCATCAGATCAAATAGATCAAGGGTATATGACTATTTATGTGGATGGcacaaaatatatgaaaaaaaaaaatatatatatatatatatataagtcctaaCTGGTGCACTCCACAGCGAAAAgttaactgcctgggtgctggtaaaggTTACAtacaacaaatgaaaaaaagaccgCATTTACAGGACTTCTCGTGGAAAAAAAGCCTCAAAGTGCTGTGTATTTATTCCTCAAAATCATAAATacacagaataaataaaaaggaataaatacACAGCCCTTTGAGGCTTTTTTTCCAcgagaagtcctgtgagtgcggtctttttttcatttgatatatatatatatatatatatattttcaaaatggaccagcacaccgtttatcttcaatcaaaaaaagtgtttattcttcatacactgtgcatccaacattTCGGCCTGCATTCAGGCCTGAAtgcaggccgaaacgttggatgcacagtgtatgaagaataaacactttttttgattgaagataaacggtgtgctggtccattttgaaaatatacaatacacattgaCTAAGCACCCGGCTTAAGACTTTGAGATTGGAGTGCAAGTGTccatattggaatatatatatatatatatatatatatatatatatatatatatatatatatatactatataactgAGGGATATTATGTGCGATAAACACTAGAGTGCAGAACAAGCCCTAGTACCCTATTTATGTGGATGGCCCAGTAAGTTACCATGCAACCATTTATTCTTCAGGCTGATGAAACTGTTTGGCTCTGTCTGTTCACCTTAATTTTGCCTTGCAGACTGGACTGCTTTGCCtattaaactggaatatacaGTGCAACTCTTTTCTTGAATTATTCTAAACTACAGAAGACCAGAAATGTAATTGTTGATGAGGATAATATTGGTTTAAAGGCtaaggattagtgatgtgcgTTCCGAGACGATACCCGCGGGTTCGGGCCGGCCTTGCACCCCACCTTTCCGGGTCacgggcgggttgagctcttctgacttcTTTCCCCGTCCGCGACCTTACAAATGCCGGCATTCGACTTCCtgctcaccctgccccttttatgacatcatcgGCGGGCGGCATGGATCTATAAAAGGAAGTTGGGCGCGGGTCGGGTTATAGCCCGACCCGCATATCACTACTAAGGAGACTCAAGTTGTGAACTACCAGAAGTCCTGTAAGATGATTatgacaattgtttttttttgctcagcagtcagcataattttgttttaaatattttagtggAGAATGAGCAAAATACCCCCCCTGCACAACTGTCTAATCGTGATGCTACCGTTAGCCGCAGCGGACGACTTATTAAACCTGTCCTGAAATACTGGTGTGGAGAACGAGTAGTGACTGACCGGAACTTAAATTTTGTGATTGAGGAAGGATCAGCAGATTATCTAGAGGCAGACACGGTAAGTAACTTTTTGTTATAGAAAATTTACcttgaatctttcgcgaagggttcgagggttcggctgaatctaaTAATTAAATACGATTCTCTGCATTCATTTACCTTAGGGGAAAATTAGTCTTTCACTTATATTTTGCTGTATAACTTTGTAAGGGCATGTTCAACTAACTATTGATGCTCTCCTGTTTTTTGTAGAGTCTAGTTAAAACAAATTCTGAAACTGAATGCAGGCAACCCTCCACTCCCAAGGAGTTAGGCAAAATTTCCCCCAGACTGAATAAAGGCAGTTCAAACATGGAGCAGCAACAAAGATCAAGTGAGGTCTTATTAATGTGGTTATTCTCTTgtctatttatataatatattgattTGTGCTTGATTAAATCAAAATCTTAACCAGTTAGAACCCGTAGCACatggaaatatattatattatatacagtatgtatatatatatatatatatataatataattatgtaaAATGTGTATATCAGCCCCTAAATAATTGATTTGTAGTATTGTCTGCCATACTTTTAATTGTTACCTAGTTGTTAAAGGGAATCTTATGCCAAAAGTTATATTTTgcctaaatgtaattttaagcagctttcaAATGTACAGTAAAGATTTTCAGTGGTTTATTCGTAAGggtacacgggcagattctgtgagattagtagccccgacgacaaatcgcctctttttcggggcgacaatctccccagaCTGCATtgccctaccttcccgccggctataatgaaaaattgctagttttccgaagtcgcccgaagtttccttgtgagtcgactttggaaaacgaagcgccgcgagtgctatcccgctggtgatttttcattatagccggcgggaaggcagtttggggagttctgactcttgatacaagttagcagttttttttcattctgaaaaCAAGCCAGGTTATTAATAGATCTGCGCAGGCATCTGAAAGGCATTGTGGGATCTAGAGCTTGGCTGCAGGAGAGATaaggtggccaaacgagcggatcttaacccgataaacccactaacggctgggcgatatcaggcaaatccgaacaatcggattacaatgctatcaagatgcggtcctggatcgtagaaaacaatcaaacttgaccgatatctgaccgatttttggcctgatattgattgggATGACCTGTCGGAaaccccacacatgggcagataagctgccgaatatCAGTAtcggcagcttttttttttttttttttttcaactgtgttTTTATTGAAGTTCACAGAATCAGAAACAAATAAAGCGGTACATAACCAGTTTCAGAAAGGTACAATGAAGACATACATCATGTATATGGTCATGTATTGACAATATCCACagtaaacaaaaattaaacagaaaagaacaactcaaaaaagaaaaggtaaattacGTGGTACTAAGCAGTGCACCTCATCTGAGGGTAAGAGGCTAACGTCACCTCATAGTATTATATACGTAAGGAGATCCGTAATGCGTTCCAATGTTAAGAGTCTATCCGGTCCCTCCTCCTCATGAGAAGGAGAGGCACCCAACAGCCCCAACTCCCAAGGAGGGGGGGATGGATTATGGAAAGATAGTAGTGTCTGAACACCCAATGTCCTTCTTGGTTTCTATACCTCCTTTTGGAGTTCAGAGCAATAAGAGTTCCACATAAACCAGTCCTTCTCTGTAGCTaatgcagctttaatctgcccgtgtatgggcacctttagtctTACGTGTAtcaagactagggatgcactgaatccactattttggattcggccgaaccctttgtgaaagattcgtctgaataccgaatcaaattcaaaccctaatttgcatatgcaaatcagtgagggggagggaaaaagagtaaaacatttttttacttccttgttttgtgacaaaaagtcaaattattttaaggattcagttcggccaggcacaaggattcggccgcatTCGAATACAactgaaaatggctgaataccaaaccgaatcctggatacggtgaATCCCTAATCAAGACAATGTACAAGTAATCCAGCTTCAGTTGAAGGGTCGATGGATATCCTCATTAGCTATCAATAAGGGCACCATCCTTTCTACTAATATGTAGTCAGATGCTATTGGCAGGCCAATGCTAGCTAGTTAAAATATGCTGGTTCGGGTAAACCCAAACTTTGTCCtagaaatataaaattaatatatttaaaaggaacattttttctGGCATCTTTTGATGCTTTCCTTCTCAATTTTGTTACGTCTCTCACACTGAGTTGTAGAACCGAGCAGGGAGACACTTCTTGCTTCCAAAAAGCTTTTGCTGTTCTCCCTGGCCTTTGCCCTTGCCAAACTGATGGAGATGCTCAGGTTATATATTCATGGTACTAGCAGTATAAAAACttctaatatgaaaaaaataataatcaataacTCAGGAATCTTCTAGGACTTACTGTTTATTGACTTGCATTTTGTATTGCTATTCTTCTATAACAGCACAGCTTCGAAAACAGATTTGGACAAAGGATTCAATTCTGAATCGAAACGAAAGTTTGGGCAAGAGTAGCACGGACACAAGTGTTTTTGAGAGTGAAATCGGAACGCGCCAGTCAGAGAAGGATTCTAAAGAAGATCAGATTTGTAAATTGCCTTTGCAGAAACCAGGCAATGCTCCTGTCGATCTGGGGGATAACTTGTCTGAGACTGAATCTTCAGAAGAGGACAGTCCGTCTGGCCATATTTCTATTAAAAGGACACCAAGATCTTTATCCCAAAAGGACATGAATAAATGTAAGCAAGACTTGCACACTGAGGGAAACAAATACGGTTCTGTGGAATTTCTCAATAATTTGAGAAGTTCTCCAAAAGAGACCCTAAAACAAAAAGGCCCTCGCCATAAAAGAAGTAGGGGATATAAAGCTGAACCACAAAGCATTGATCTTCTAAGCTCTGCTGACTCTGATAAGGAAAAAAGAACCAACGCTAGAAAATCTTCTGTTCGGAACAATCTGAGATCTCAAAGGCAAGCTGGCCGCTCGGCACTGCGCGCTTGTAAGTTTAGCCTTGAGGCCTCCGAAGAAACATCCAGTTCAGATAATGATCCGCAGCAGCAGCCAACAAATGCCACAGCTAGAAGTTCTATGGGCTCCGTACGTAGTCCTACTTCAAGATTAGTTTTTAGTAAAAGGACAAGGGTTCTGCCCAGAAACCAAAGTTCTGCTGTACCCTTTATAAAAATGAATCACGGTGAGGAATGGACAGAGAAGGAAGTTGAGCGTCTTTACAAGTAAGTAATAGAGACAGTATTTTAATTATAGAGTTGTATGAGTATATAACCATCCAAATTTGatggggttgtttaccttaaaGCTTACTTATTAGTATGTTGTCTTCAGCTATCAGGCTTGGAATTTAAACTTCGCTGGTTGGTAGGGGGTTAATTACAACAGACAATCGGAGCAGTTTTGAAGTCAAAATGGAGGgtgaaaaaaaataagcattgaaaaacaagaataaatacaaaaacaaagccTCCcagttcaggggtccccaaccttttttgtctCGGGGACCAAAGAAGAGCCAAATTGCCAaatttttgcaaggaccgggg
This Xenopus laevis strain J_2021 chromosome 8S, Xenopus_laevis_v10.1, whole genome shotgun sequence DNA region includes the following protein-coding sequences:
- the mis18bp1b gene encoding MIS18 binding protein 1 b isoform X2 encodes the protein MKGKSSEMFITTSNTHHNDPPATSNGGMHLKSIPLDIIPSNTLTPIKDLQKLCMEQPCTSTTPAKKPNQLVYTTTALQSTLIQDGTCPLEFPNLSVIKPSGVPQGIKLCRNDPAPHGTIGYFTSADADFVLESPAKIFQRMKAFKVQEKKLQTPIKNKKFSDILNCQRDMILTPITNLSVYSRERGSRLFLKQLMNTNGKPACSNMCSDSEIPTDILTASPAKTFLLMKEKALERQKLIHKDATHSQKGDVTTPNTGSNRVFPVENPEKPAKRVDFLKVSEECIVSSTNPSPDIALGEKRNEEEDDEVSQQSQLSSLQNETLTPEICKQTSSRKSKENLKTASEHLYNKTGFMVEPKFMPGIEKLKNLGIKGPTLCPDMCDILLISPKIHIPRKQKSREVPAAVLYPDTNRSNPKEKENILLTEWIVTFSNKAGVCLEGKRVDASGLYWHSNVIVERIQSDKVKTFSGRVYELKGEADKATMQLEGGGFPPWFVHKFASGFPEDWKTHVDRVLKERHRAEIKGKNINRMKNGDIKQNSLKGIQERAKHCCTDTKNKPARQRNDLSKELMRRLPSSATINTRFNLGDTDQRKTRACSALHTEPKGMTSNNVQCRTSDSWDSSNSDTDREKTRRRKIVSKDHTSKLTNNLSTTDARINPSHNNNCTYDLSSEGSPTVPKERPALVKSRNVITDLQTKHRSVSEELHSSLLPKPFNYTKHIAIKVQNSTYDASPSESDVNIHPYTTRCPTSYSASGKQRVENEQNTPPAQLSNRDATVSRSGRLIKPVLKYWCGERVVTDRNLNFVIEEGSADYLEADTSLVKTNSETECRQPSTPKELGKISPRLNKGSSNMEQQQRSTQLRKQIWTKDSILNRNESLGKSSTDTSVFESEIGTRQSEKDSKEDQICKLPLQKPGNAPVDLGDNLSETESSEEDSPSGHISIKRTPRSLSQKDMNKCKQDLHTEGNKYGSVEFLNNLRSSPKETLKQKGPRHKRSRGYKAEPQSIDLLSSADSDKEKRTNARKSSVRNNLRSQRQAGRSALRACKFSLEASEETSSSDNDPQQQPTNATARSSMGSVRSPTSRLVFSKRTRVLPRNQSSAVPFIKMNHGEEWTEKEVERLYKAISALPKHKNEFWVEVAMSVGSRSAEECQEKYLENQQSRASKAQSKKKPESRKKEQKAGSGSEEKPLKITAKVGTLKRKQQMRQFLEQIPKDDHDDIFTATPFQSKRVKLPTFKASHEDDVFQLSNTDPTTPSSSLFPWAYTPQCDHISPGMLGSIHRLELRVPLQFLNGQRHWAEAVKIHRTLENSLKLTNQLHQMMMTMKKRTSIFQTLLHRQSNNSLPNFSVQNKHFIDDPAHMLLISVTTKKEFFRQM